The following proteins are co-located in the Massilia litorea genome:
- a CDS encoding TetR/AcrR family transcriptional regulator — MTTKISAGRGRPRRFDPDEAVVTAQRLFHEKGYDAVSVADLTKALGINPPSFYAAFGSKAGLYTRILDRYAVTGAIPLKKILGPDRPLAESLAEVLEEAARCYAADAAATGCMVLEGIRCNDAEARDAARGFHIAAQELIRNAIAERYPEEAGRLADYVCTTMAGLSASARDGQGLERLLATARLAGKALVHVIPA; from the coding sequence ATGACTACAAAAATATCTGCCGGCCGTGGCCGCCCGCGCCGGTTCGATCCGGACGAGGCGGTCGTCACCGCGCAGCGCCTGTTCCACGAAAAAGGCTATGACGCCGTGAGCGTTGCGGACCTGACCAAAGCGCTGGGCATCAACCCGCCCAGCTTCTACGCCGCCTTTGGCAGCAAGGCGGGGCTGTACACACGGATCCTCGATCGCTACGCGGTAACCGGTGCAATTCCTTTAAAGAAGATTCTGGGACCGGACCGGCCCCTGGCCGAATCGCTGGCGGAGGTACTTGAGGAGGCGGCACGTTGTTACGCCGCCGATGCAGCCGCTACCGGTTGCATGGTGCTGGAGGGAATACGTTGTAACGACGCGGAAGCGCGCGACGCTGCCCGCGGCTTCCATATCGCTGCGCAAGAGCTTATTCGCAACGCCATCGCCGAGCGTTATCCGGAGGAGGCGGGTCGGCTGGCTGATTACGTGTGCACCACGATGGCTGGACTGTCGGCAAGCGCCCGCGATGGGCAAGGCCTGGAGCGCCTGCTGGCGACTGCGCGCCTGGCCGGCAAGGCGCTCGTCCACGTCATCCCCGCCTGA
- a CDS encoding PRC-barrel domain-containing protein codes for MSYADRDKYGMYKRSGSAGPGPALMGADTLIGDSVVNGVEEDLGDIKEIMLDMNTGQVAYAVLAFGGFLGMGEKLFAVPWQALHLDTVNHRFVLNVEKERLKTAPGFNKDAWPDMSDVSWANQIHAFYGTDPNRSGAPTMGPGSSGGSMSGMAGGAGRGAGSGMGAMGGGMGAGSAGSSELGTGAGSGTAGTGAGAGSTGLGKSGSLDPSPGTGGDDKSLSHIRGSNIG; via the coding sequence ATGAGCTATGCAGATCGTGACAAATACGGGATGTACAAGCGCAGCGGCAGCGCCGGTCCGGGCCCCGCACTGATGGGTGCCGACACGCTGATCGGCGACAGCGTCGTCAACGGCGTCGAGGAAGACCTCGGCGACATCAAGGAAATCATGCTCGACATGAACACCGGCCAGGTGGCCTATGCCGTGCTCGCCTTTGGCGGCTTCCTCGGCATGGGCGAGAAACTGTTCGCCGTGCCCTGGCAGGCGCTGCACCTCGACACCGTCAACCATCGCTTCGTGCTCAATGTCGAGAAAGAGCGCCTGAAAACCGCGCCTGGCTTCAACAAGGACGCCTGGCCCGACATGAGCGACGTCTCCTGGGCCAACCAGATCCACGCCTTCTACGGCACCGATCCTAACCGCAGCGGCGCCCCGACCATGGGGCCGGGCTCCTCGGGGGGCAGCATGAGCGGCATGGCGGGCGGCGCGGGACGCGGCGCCGGCAGCGGCATGGGCGCGATGGGCGGCGGCATGGGCGCAGGCTCAGCCGGTAGCAGCGAGCTCGGCACCGGCGCGGGCAGTGGCACGGCCGGGACCGGCGCCGGCGCCGGGTCCACGGGACTGGGCAAGAGCGGCAGCCTCGACCCAAGTCCGGGAACCGGCGGCGACGACAAGAGCCTGAGCCATATCCGCGGCAGTAATATCGGCTAG
- a CDS encoding aminotransferase class III-fold pyridoxal phosphate-dependent enzyme, with the protein MTEGRFPSSQAWLGRAQCVIPGAHHLSGRVLTTPERSPMYIERGFGCRITDVDGHEYIDYLMAFGAFLLGYADPEVDAAAREELERGSLLSMNRPQHVLFAEALVAQFDAADMAVVLKTGSEATTAALRIARRATGRRRVARAGYHGWHDWCLPLENSVPAGLDAQVLEFNANDPHSLEALFSVFPGEISGVILAPEMVLPPTRERFQALQDLTHRHGALFILDEVKTAFRTAPGSVQARFELKPDLTTVSKGLSNGWPIAAVVGRRDVMNSAAGMHLSGTFHGDTAAMAAALTTLRIVRERDVAGHVWALGQRLIDGLNAIVREFDVPALSYGEPFPPMPFLRFDHPDSQVNDAMRTVFYEAMLERGVLLHPRHMWFISHAHQRDDIDTTLEHARSAMRIASQHCRAT; encoded by the coding sequence ATGACTGAAGGACGCTTTCCCTCTTCACAGGCGTGGCTCGGGCGCGCCCAGTGCGTCATTCCCGGTGCCCACCACCTGTCGGGGCGGGTGCTCACGACGCCCGAGCGCTCGCCGATGTATATCGAACGCGGCTTTGGTTGCCGGATCACGGATGTCGACGGGCACGAGTACATCGACTATCTGATGGCCTTCGGTGCGTTTCTGCTCGGCTACGCGGACCCTGAAGTGGACGCGGCGGCGCGCGAGGAGCTCGAGCGCGGCTCGCTGTTGTCGATGAATCGTCCGCAGCACGTGCTGTTCGCTGAAGCGCTGGTCGCGCAGTTTGACGCGGCTGACATGGCCGTGGTACTCAAGACAGGGAGCGAAGCGACGACTGCCGCCCTGCGCATCGCCCGCCGCGCAACGGGGCGCCGCCGTGTCGCACGGGCGGGTTATCACGGCTGGCACGACTGGTGTCTGCCACTCGAGAATTCAGTTCCCGCCGGGCTCGACGCACAGGTGCTGGAGTTCAACGCCAACGATCCGCATTCGCTCGAGGCCCTGTTCAGTGTCTTTCCTGGCGAAATCTCCGGCGTCATCCTGGCGCCGGAGATGGTATTGCCGCCGACGCGGGAACGGTTTCAGGCCCTGCAAGACCTGACGCATCGCCACGGCGCGCTGTTCATTCTCGATGAAGTCAAGACAGCATTTCGTACCGCCCCCGGGTCGGTGCAGGCCCGTTTCGAACTCAAGCCCGATCTGACCACGGTGAGCAAGGGCCTGAGCAACGGCTGGCCGATCGCGGCGGTGGTGGGGCGGCGCGATGTCATGAACAGCGCCGCCGGAATGCATCTGTCGGGCACCTTCCACGGCGATACTGCGGCCATGGCCGCCGCCCTGACAACCTTGCGTATCGTTCGGGAACGCGACGTTGCCGGCCATGTATGGGCGCTGGGCCAGCGGCTGATCGACGGCCTGAACGCCATTGTGCGCGAGTTCGATGTGCCCGCGCTGAGCTACGGCGAGCCTTTTCCGCCGATGCCCTTCCTACGCTTTGATCATCCGGACTCCCAAGTTAACGATGCAATGCGGACAGTGTTCTACGAGGCGATGCTCGAGCGTGGGGTCCTGCTGCATCCCCGTCACATGTGGTTCATCAGCCATGCGCATCAGCGGGATGACATCGATACGACGCTGGAGCATGCGCGAAGCGCGATGCGGATCGCCAGCCAGCATTGCCGGGCGACCTGA
- a CDS encoding ATP-grasp domain-containing protein, with protein sequence MRILYLSPGFPPNSHLFCVAARARGANVLAVGDIPEQDLPPEARQAFEAYVFEPRMGEYERLLGVVQSLVALYGPIDFVESNGEHWLEVEGHLRDDLCIEGLSAQDVRRLRSKLAMAQVFEKAGVPHPPGIRCVSPEVVRDFAATHGLPLVFKPDSGSGATSTFRVSTPAELDAALLLPLDNHIVQPFVEGVIVTFDGLVNREGGVVFCTSHVYDSGIMEVRTGTLDGYYYSMRSIPPALEDVGRRALAGFGLRRRFFHLEFFWRPDGSYLALEMNVRPPGGYTTDMMNHSCDFDVYALWAAVMMGDLLEDYRYERKFHTAHAGRRHERVYALSPETLREQLGDTLVLVQSVPDAFASTMGNTMYMLRHRQLAQLLDAIKLVQLPAARR encoded by the coding sequence GTGAGAATTCTTTACCTGTCGCCAGGTTTTCCGCCGAATTCGCATCTGTTCTGCGTCGCTGCGCGCGCGCGCGGCGCTAACGTCCTTGCCGTAGGCGATATCCCAGAGCAAGATCTGCCGCCGGAAGCGCGCCAGGCATTCGAAGCGTACGTGTTTGAACCGCGTATGGGAGAGTACGAACGCTTGCTCGGCGTCGTGCAGTCCCTGGTCGCGCTGTACGGTCCCATCGACTTTGTTGAATCGAACGGCGAGCACTGGCTCGAAGTGGAGGGCCACCTGCGCGACGACCTCTGCATCGAAGGCCTCTCGGCGCAAGACGTCAGGCGCCTGCGCAGCAAGCTGGCCATGGCGCAGGTTTTTGAGAAAGCGGGCGTGCCCCACCCGCCTGGCATCCGCTGCGTGTCTCCCGAGGTCGTCAGAGACTTTGCCGCAACGCATGGCCTGCCGCTCGTATTCAAGCCCGATAGCGGCTCCGGCGCAACGTCCACCTTTCGCGTATCGACACCGGCCGAACTCGACGCCGCGCTGCTTCTGCCGCTCGATAATCACATCGTCCAGCCCTTTGTCGAAGGCGTCATCGTCACCTTTGATGGCCTGGTCAACCGCGAAGGCGGCGTGGTCTTCTGCACCTCGCATGTCTACGATAGCGGCATCATGGAAGTGAGAACCGGCACACTCGATGGCTATTATTATTCGATGCGCAGTATTCCCCCGGCGCTCGAGGACGTCGGTCGGCGTGCGTTGGCGGGGTTCGGCCTGCGCCGGCGCTTCTTCCACCTTGAATTCTTCTGGCGTCCCGACGGGTCCTACCTCGCGCTGGAGATGAACGTGCGCCCGCCAGGCGGCTACACCACCGACATGATGAACCACTCCTGCGACTTCGACGTATATGCATTATGGGCCGCGGTCATGATGGGAGATTTGCTGGAAGACTATCGGTACGAACGCAAATTTCACACGGCCCACGCAGGACGGCGCCACGAACGCGTCTATGCGTTGTCACCTGAGACGCTGAGGGAACAGCTTGGGGACACCCTGGTTCTCGTTCAATCCGTTCCTGACGCGTTCGCATCGACAATGGGCAACACGATGTACATGCTGCGGCACCGGCAACTGGCGCAGCTGCTTGACGCTATCAAATTAGTGCAACTGCCGGCGGCTCGAAGGTAA
- a CDS encoding PaaI family thioesterase, translating into MELDEVIATWEREEQSVRARLLAPGVAAQEQVRKLSGMEMFQAIFAGELPPPPIGETLDFVPIHMGPGVAVFQGRPQLRHYNPLGTVHGGWFATLLDSAVGCAVHTTLPAGKGYTTLELKVNMVRALNKDVPFVRAEGKVIHAGRQVATAEGRIVGPDGKLYAHATTTCLIFGQEAW; encoded by the coding sequence ATGGAGCTCGACGAAGTCATCGCTACGTGGGAGAGGGAAGAGCAGTCCGTGCGTGCGCGCCTGCTCGCGCCCGGTGTCGCGGCGCAGGAACAGGTGCGGAAGCTGTCGGGCATGGAGATGTTCCAGGCCATCTTTGCCGGCGAGCTGCCGCCGCCGCCCATCGGCGAGACGCTCGACTTCGTGCCGATCCACATGGGGCCAGGCGTCGCCGTCTTCCAGGGCCGTCCGCAGCTCAGGCATTACAACCCGCTCGGCACGGTGCATGGCGGCTGGTTCGCCACGCTGCTCGATTCTGCCGTGGGCTGCGCCGTGCACACGACGCTCCCGGCCGGCAAGGGCTACACGACGCTGGAACTGAAGGTGAACATGGTGCGTGCCTTGAACAAGGACGTGCCCTTCGTGCGCGCCGAAGGCAAGGTGATCCATGCAGGGCGCCAGGTGGCCACTGCCGAGGGACGGATTGTCGGGCCGGACGGCAAGCTGTATGCGCATGCGACGACGACCTGCCTGATCTTTGGCCAGGAAGCCTGGTAA
- a CDS encoding dienelactone hydrolase family protein: MTRLLISLLFCFATAAQAADTFTFSNPPGPHAVGLQVVQQYDQSRMYKTRVDMTTGEPATGKRTRPMQMLLWYPAARGGRPVVYRDYMDTIPTEDEFGRSPAEVGRATQRAIDGYAGARRDALLREVARPMLAVRNARAESGSFPVVIYAPSLSESAMENADLCEYLASQGYVVLSSASLGPRTRAMTTDLEGLEAQAADIAYLIGYASSLPQADTARVAVVGFSWGGLANVLAAAKDDRIQAIVSLDGSVRGTREFVDGGKDAAKYVTPARVAIPMLFVGRRPMTVEELNRAEVDSRYSFMNEMKYADVHIVTLLPMKHMDFSSYSLRMSQDGRFGDYTRDDIALAHSWAMRYARHFLDAYLKKDPAGLAFLDNSPAANKAPPHMMLASARHGSGQIPPTLENFVAALAAEGFDQAIPLYAKFAAQDPAFKLGPKEIYGWGVQLARQNRPAQAREIFRLGTHLNPDAVFMIDGLAEMQAASGQTKEALGTYRRVLALDPKHTDAARYVKEHGGPSGAAL, translated from the coding sequence ATGACACGCCTGTTGATTTCCCTCCTGTTTTGCTTCGCGACTGCGGCGCAAGCCGCCGACACCTTCACGTTCTCGAATCCGCCCGGCCCGCATGCGGTGGGCCTGCAGGTCGTCCAGCAGTACGACCAGTCGCGCATGTACAAGACGCGCGTCGACATGACCACCGGCGAACCGGCGACCGGGAAGCGCACGCGACCCATGCAGATGCTGCTCTGGTATCCCGCCGCGCGCGGCGGCCGGCCGGTCGTCTATCGCGATTACATGGATACGATCCCGACCGAGGACGAGTTCGGGCGCAGCCCGGCCGAGGTCGGGCGCGCGACGCAACGCGCGATCGACGGGTACGCCGGCGCGCGACGCGACGCGCTGCTGCGCGAGGTCGCGCGACCGATGCTGGCTGTGCGCAATGCCCGTGCGGAAAGCGGCAGCTTCCCGGTTGTGATTTACGCGCCGAGTTTGTCTGAATCCGCCATGGAGAACGCGGACCTGTGCGAATACCTTGCCAGCCAGGGGTATGTAGTGCTGTCGAGTGCATCGCTGGGTCCGCGCACACGCGCGATGACGACGGACCTCGAAGGACTGGAAGCGCAGGCCGCCGACATCGCCTACCTGATCGGCTACGCGAGTTCGCTCCCGCAGGCCGACACGGCCAGGGTGGCCGTTGTCGGCTTCAGCTGGGGCGGCCTGGCGAATGTGCTGGCGGCGGCCAAGGACGACCGTATCCAGGCGATCGTCAGCCTGGATGGCTCGGTGCGCGGCACGCGCGAATTCGTCGACGGCGGCAAGGACGCGGCGAAATACGTCACGCCGGCACGCGTCGCCATTCCGATGCTGTTCGTGGGCCGCCGGCCAATGACCGTGGAAGAGCTGAACCGCGCCGAAGTCGATAGCCGCTATTCCTTCATGAACGAAATGAAGTACGCGGACGTCCACATCGTCACGCTGCTGCCGATGAAGCACATGGACTTTTCGTCCTATTCCCTGCGAATGTCGCAGGACGGCCGGTTCGGAGACTATACGCGCGACGACATCGCGCTGGCGCATAGCTGGGCCATGCGTTACGCACGCCACTTCCTCGATGCCTACCTGAAGAAAGACCCGGCGGGCCTTGCGTTCCTCGACAATTCGCCGGCCGCGAACAAGGCGCCCCCGCACATGATGCTCGCCAGTGCTCGTCACGGGTCGGGGCAAATACCGCCGACACTGGAGAATTTCGTCGCCGCGCTGGCTGCGGAGGGCTTCGATCAAGCCATCCCCCTGTACGCGAAGTTCGCAGCCCAGGACCCCGCTTTCAAGCTGGGGCCGAAGGAGATCTACGGATGGGGCGTGCAACTGGCGAGGCAGAACCGCCCGGCGCAAGCGCGCGAGATCTTCCGGCTTGGAACGCACCTCAATCCGGACGCCGTCTTCATGATCGATGGACTAGCCGAAATGCAGGCGGCCTCAGGGCAGACGAAGGAGGCGCTCGGCACCTATCGCCGCGTACTTGCGCTCGATCCGAAACATACCGATGCGGCCAGGTACGTGAAGGAGCATGGAGGACCGTCCGGGGCGGCGCTTTAA
- a CDS encoding class I SAM-dependent methyltransferase — protein MDHRAASIQQIVDRYLRAEASVSMIVMELVQHTEDTSALARILPTLTGDPAKLRALAQHLADNAAGCRTIVSMIRQRLDSPEPASDTEEGIERCRRLFDASVAQSEESSVALYSLGNPELLAAATDEVIGVMDDWGVLKPDRDAIEIGCGIGRLMAPLSSRLRSVSGTDVSPGMIAAATRRLAACSNTSVLLTDGKDLSAWEAASVDLVYSVDTFPYVVLSGRALVERHFEEVRRVLRPGGDFVLFNYAYGRSREEVNGEVLGLAQQAQLQVIRADVSPFHIWNGVGWQLRKA, from the coding sequence ATGGACCATCGAGCCGCCAGCATCCAGCAAATTGTCGACCGCTATCTGCGCGCCGAGGCTTCGGTGTCCATGATCGTGATGGAACTCGTGCAGCACACGGAGGATACGTCGGCACTGGCCCGCATCCTGCCCACGCTCACCGGCGACCCGGCGAAGCTTCGCGCGCTGGCGCAGCACCTCGCCGACAATGCGGCGGGCTGCAGGACCATCGTCAGCATGATCCGCCAGCGCCTCGATTCTCCGGAACCTGCCAGCGACACGGAAGAGGGCATCGAGCGATGCCGACGGCTGTTCGATGCGTCTGTGGCGCAGAGCGAGGAGTCGAGTGTGGCGCTTTACTCACTGGGAAACCCCGAGTTGCTGGCTGCGGCGACGGACGAGGTCATTGGCGTGATGGACGACTGGGGTGTCTTGAAGCCAGATCGGGATGCCATCGAGATCGGCTGCGGCATCGGGCGCTTGATGGCGCCCCTGTCCTCGCGCCTGCGGTCCGTGAGCGGCACCGATGTCTCCCCTGGCATGATCGCGGCGGCCACGCGCCGGCTCGCCGCTTGTTCGAATACGTCTGTCCTGCTGACTGACGGCAAAGACCTGTCGGCGTGGGAGGCGGCTTCTGTCGATCTCGTCTACAGTGTCGATACCTTCCCTTACGTCGTGCTTTCCGGGCGGGCGTTGGTCGAGCGCCATTTTGAAGAGGTGCGGCGCGTGTTGCGCCCCGGGGGCGATTTTGTCCTGTTCAATTATGCTTACGGTCGCTCACGCGAGGAGGTCAATGGCGAGGTGCTCGGCTTGGCGCAGCAGGCGCAATTGCAGGTCATCCGTGCCGATGTATCGCCATTTCACATCTGGAATGGCGTCGGCTGGCAGCTGAGGAAAGCCTAG
- a CDS encoding NHL repeat-containing protein: MNRKTKIASLAGAGVLAAALAGYFIAGQRDAVVPGQAAMLLPAPTPTKPFWAARVTPLAGDGQDGVLDGAAAQSRFSDPFGVAVDPRGTVFVADGGDSNRIRRIDRDGTVSTFAGGREGFADGAATAAAFHTPSALALDRFGNLYVADTGNHAIRRIAPDGSVTTLAGDGQPGDADGKGAAARFHAPVGLAVDKHGNVYVADTYNDRIRRITPEGLVTTIAGGARPGNADGPAIDAAFDTPSAIAVGKDGSLFVADTGNNAIRRIGPDGVVSTLAAPPEGERQPLLRRPTGLALTHDGYLYVAGGGGRILQLAPGGELRALDDADHPPESTFGADGKVHLYAPHGIGLARDGSLVVADALALRVLRLAPPKQGESAAVIAPPARTARTAPMPWPVGPQDMPHEVVGLMGEVRGSYDGESRDHFHAGLDVRADIGTRVLAIAAAKISDPFANWGFGSLSEGLAVGPLSYIHMRVGRDSRDKPLDARFELVKDARGKPDRVRVPRGTRFAVGDALGTINSMSHVHLDYYPGGSLVNPLTLPFPGVTDTVAPRLQSVALYDSIGRRLTAKKGQPVRIERTLGEVAIVAEGYDQMDGNLARRRLGLYKLGYQLLRPDGSALPGFEQPLITQVYDRLPREREAVKLLYAANSGITVYGSKETRFAYAVNNTLQDGRVAPGTWRVGALAPGDYILRIYAADFAGQVAVEGRDLAIRVE, encoded by the coding sequence GTGAATCGAAAAACGAAGATCGCATCCCTGGCGGGCGCCGGTGTGCTGGCGGCCGCCCTGGCCGGATATTTCATCGCAGGCCAGCGCGACGCCGTCGTGCCGGGCCAGGCCGCCATGCTGCTGCCGGCCCCGACGCCGACGAAACCGTTCTGGGCCGCGCGCGTCACGCCGCTGGCGGGTGACGGGCAGGACGGCGTGCTCGATGGCGCGGCGGCGCAGAGCCGCTTCAGCGATCCCTTCGGCGTCGCCGTCGATCCGCGCGGCACCGTATTCGTCGCCGACGGCGGCGACAGCAACCGCATCCGCCGCATCGACCGCGACGGCACCGTCTCGACCTTTGCCGGCGGCCGTGAAGGCTTCGCCGACGGCGCCGCTACTGCCGCCGCCTTCCATACTCCCTCCGCGCTGGCGCTGGACCGCTTCGGCAACCTGTACGTGGCCGATACCGGCAACCACGCGATCCGGAGAATCGCGCCCGACGGCAGCGTCACCACCCTGGCCGGCGACGGCCAGCCGGGCGACGCCGACGGCAAAGGAGCAGCGGCGCGCTTCCATGCACCGGTCGGGCTGGCCGTGGACAAGCACGGCAACGTCTATGTCGCCGACACCTATAACGACCGCATTCGCCGCATCACGCCCGAGGGTCTCGTGACCACGATCGCCGGCGGCGCGCGGCCCGGCAATGCCGACGGCCCCGCGATCGACGCCGCGTTCGACACCCCGAGCGCGATCGCGGTCGGCAAGGACGGCAGCCTGTTCGTGGCCGATACCGGTAACAACGCGATCCGCCGCATCGGCCCGGACGGCGTGGTCTCGACCCTGGCCGCGCCGCCGGAGGGCGAGCGCCAGCCGCTCCTGCGCCGCCCGACGGGCCTCGCGCTCACCCATGACGGCTATCTCTACGTCGCCGGCGGCGGCGGACGCATCCTGCAGCTGGCCCCGGGCGGAGAACTGCGCGCGCTCGACGATGCCGACCATCCGCCCGAATCGACCTTCGGTGCCGACGGCAAGGTGCACCTGTACGCGCCGCACGGCATCGGCCTCGCACGCGACGGCAGCCTGGTCGTCGCCGACGCGCTGGCCCTGCGCGTGCTGCGCCTGGCGCCCCCGAAGCAGGGGGAGAGCGCTGCCGTCATCGCGCCCCCGGCACGCACGGCACGCACCGCGCCGATGCCCTGGCCGGTGGGGCCGCAGGACATGCCGCATGAAGTCGTCGGCCTGATGGGAGAAGTGCGCGGCAGCTACGACGGCGAAAGCCGCGACCACTTCCACGCCGGTCTCGACGTGCGCGCCGACATCGGCACCCGCGTGCTGGCGATCGCAGCGGCGAAAATCAGCGATCCCTTCGCCAACTGGGGTTTTGGTTCGCTCAGCGAAGGCTTGGCCGTCGGGCCGCTGTCGTACATCCACATGCGCGTCGGACGCGACAGCCGCGACAAGCCGCTCGATGCGCGTTTCGAACTGGTGAAGGATGCACGCGGCAAGCCTGATCGCGTGCGCGTGCCGCGCGGAACCCGGTTCGCGGTAGGCGATGCGCTCGGGACCATCAACAGCATGTCCCACGTCCACCTCGACTATTATCCCGGCGGCTCGCTCGTCAATCCATTGACGCTGCCGTTCCCGGGCGTGACGGACACCGTCGCGCCGCGCCTGCAGAGCGTGGCGCTGTACGACAGCATCGGCCGCCGCCTCACGGCGAAGAAGGGCCAGCCGGTACGCATCGAACGCACGCTGGGAGAGGTGGCGATCGTGGCCGAGGGCTACGACCAGATGGACGGCAATCTCGCGCGCCGCCGGCTTGGCTTGTACAAACTGGGCTACCAGCTGCTGCGGCCCGACGGCAGCGCGCTGCCGGGCTTCGAGCAGCCCCTGATCACCCAGGTCTATGACCGCCTGCCGCGCGAGCGGGAAGCGGTGAAATTGCTGTATGCGGCCAATAGCGGCATCACGGTCTACGGCAGCAAGGAGACACGTTTCGCGTATGCGGTCAACAACACGCTGCAGGACGGGCGCGTGGCGCCAGGTACCTGGCGTGTGGGGGCGCTCGCGCCAGGGGATTACATCCTGCGCATTTATGCGGCCGATTTTGCGGGGCAGGTGGCGGTCGAGGGGCGGGATCTGGCGATCAGGGTGGAGTAG
- a CDS encoding SAM-dependent methyltransferase, whose amino-acid sequence MLIITIKQGKEKSILAGDPWIYVSAIDKVEGKPQERNKPGATAIVQSSSRQFLARAAYNAKSQIAARVWSLREDEPVDHALIKRRVGAAVARRATALAIADPQELVQVIDGEKDGLPGLLVHSYGGTDGYLICQFNAGGVDMWKVPVVQALLKETGCPNVYKRCDLLLRKGEGLPVAPRALAGDEPPQKLMVREGKRLVPMDIRTGFTYPR is encoded by the coding sequence ATGCTCATCATCACCATCAAACAAGGCAAGGAAAAAAGCATCCTCGCCGGCGACCCGTGGATTTACGTCTCCGCCATCGACAAGGTCGAGGGCAAGCCGCAGGAGCGCAACAAGCCGGGCGCGACGGCGATCGTGCAATCCTCGTCGCGCCAGTTCCTGGCCCGGGCGGCCTATAACGCCAAGTCGCAGATCGCCGCCCGGGTCTGGAGCTTGCGTGAGGACGAGCCGGTCGACCATGCGCTGATCAAGCGGCGCGTTGGGGCCGCCGTCGCGCGCCGCGCCACGGCGCTCGCCATCGCCGATCCGCAGGAACTGGTGCAGGTAATCGATGGCGAAAAGGACGGCTTGCCGGGCCTGCTGGTGCACAGCTACGGCGGCACCGATGGCTACCTGATCTGCCAGTTCAATGCCGGCGGCGTCGACATGTGGAAGGTGCCGGTCGTGCAGGCGCTGCTCAAGGAGACGGGCTGTCCGAATGTCTACAAACGTTGCGACCTGCTGCTGCGCAAGGGCGAAGGCTTGCCCGTTGCGCCGCGCGCGCTGGCGGGCGACGAGCCGCCCCAGAAGCTGATGGTGCGCGAGGGAAAGCGCCTGGTGCCGATGGATATCCGCACCGGATTCACTTATCCGCGCTAA
- the bdcA gene encoding SDR family oxidoreductase, with protein sequence MTDFTNKSVLVLGGSRGIGAAIVRRFAADGAKVTFTYSGSPEAAQLVAAETGSTAFLTDSADRDAVIARVRDSGPLDILVVNSGIAIFGDALEQDPDAVDRLFRINVQAPYHASVEAARQMPTGGRIIVIGSVNGDRMPLPGMASYALSKSALQGLARGLARDFGPRGITINVVQPGPIDTDANPEDGPMRDLMHSFMAIKRHGRPEEVAGMVAWLAGPEAGFVTGAMHTIDGAFGA encoded by the coding sequence ATGACGGATTTCACGAACAAGTCGGTCCTGGTACTTGGCGGCAGCCGGGGCATCGGTGCGGCGATCGTCCGGCGCTTTGCCGCGGACGGCGCGAAGGTGACGTTCACCTATTCGGGCTCGCCGGAAGCGGCCCAGCTCGTCGCCGCGGAAACAGGGAGCACGGCATTCCTGACGGACAGCGCCGACCGGGATGCGGTCATCGCCCGGGTCCGTGACAGCGGTCCGTTGGACATCCTGGTGGTCAATTCCGGCATTGCCATCTTCGGCGATGCGCTGGAGCAGGACCCGGATGCAGTCGATCGCCTGTTCCGTATCAATGTGCAGGCGCCCTACCACGCTTCGGTGGAAGCCGCGCGGCAAATGCCGACAGGCGGCCGCATCATCGTGATCGGCTCGGTGAACGGCGACCGCATGCCCTTGCCCGGCATGGCCTCCTATGCCCTGAGCAAATCCGCATTGCAAGGTCTGGCGCGCGGGCTGGCACGTGATTTCGGTCCGCGCGGTATCACGATCAACGTCGTGCAGCCGGGACCGATCGACACCGACGCCAACCCGGAAGACGGCCCGATGCGGGATCTGATGCACAGCTTCATGGCGATCAAGCGCCACGGCCGCCCTGAAGAGGTAGCAGGAATGGTGGCCTGGCTGGCGGGGCCGGAGGCGGGCTTCGTGACCGGGGCGATGCACACGATCGATGGGGCGTTTGGCGCGTGA